TTATTTAAATAAAAGAGGGACTTTTGTACATTGTCTTCGTAACTATCCTCCTGAGAAGTCCTTTGATTTAGCCGTAGATTTAATTTTAAATGGAAACTTTGAGGTCTCACATGAAGCATTTGAGATTATTGATCATTTTGAAAATAAAATAGAAGGTGAGAAAGTTAAATTAAACTACAACAAATTGATAGGCTTTTATAACAGTCATAAAACAGTGAGGGTTGGCGTTTAAGATTAATAGAAACAACATTGAAGATGTTTGATTAGAGTTGATAGGCTGGGCATGTAGCTCAGCCTTTTTTGAGTAAAGGATGATATAGGTTATGCAGGATAGTCATAAATTAACAATGCATGAGATTGAGTTTAAAGCAATACCATTCGACTATAAAATACTAATATAAGTATCATCGATAAGGCAGATGAACAATGAGTTATATAATATTTTTAATAGTTAATTTATTAGCAGTTGCTTTGTTCATAACCTATATGACTAATAACTTCCTTATCAATACTATAAGTTTGGCAGGAAGTTTTTATTTCAGCATGTGTGCGACATTAATCGCCTCATATTTCGTCTTGAGTAAGAAACACGATAAAAAAATTATAGCTCTTATAGCTTCTATTATTCTTTTTATATTTAGCTTACTCGCAATTACTAAAAAAGAGGTGATGGTAAATTATTTGGGAGAAGCTTTTTTAAACATATCGATGATAATTTATATTTTATCGGGAATTATATTTTTCTATCTCATAAATCTTATATACAGTTTTTTTCTTACTACAAATAAAGATCATGCATTTGTATGGTCTACGACTATCGTTATAGCTCTTGTATATTTTATCTGCTCACCTACCATTTATTTTATGTTCTAGCAGCCTTGGGACTCAAGCTGAGAGTGCGCTTTCTATCAGTGATGAGTTTTATTTTGGTGAAGAAGGTTTGGTACTGGTATATCAGCCGTATGAGTTAGGCTCCTTTGCACAGGGCTTTATCGAGTTAACTATTCCGTATGCGATGTTAGAGGGTGTGCTTAGACCGGAATATTTGTAAGTTTAGTCGAGATTAGAAGATGAGCGAAAGGCTGGGCATGTAGCTCAGCCTTTTTTTGAGTAAAGGATTCTATAGGTTATGCATGGCATCATAATGCACAATCAGCACCAAATAATATGCAATTAGTACCAGAAAATATTCACAATATACATGTTCCACATACAGGTCA
Above is a window of Psychrobacter sp. FDAARGOS_221 DNA encoding:
- a CDS encoding HNH endonuclease, with protein sequence MGYAWHHNAQSAPNNMQLVPENIHNIHVPHTGQNSLKEGK
- a CDS encoding RsiV family protein; the protein is MYILSAHLPFILCSSSLGTQAESALSISDEFYFGEEGLVLVYQPYELGSFAQGFIELTIPYAMLEGVLRPEYL